Proteins co-encoded in one Arachis hypogaea cultivar Tifrunner chromosome 13, arahy.Tifrunner.gnm2.J5K5, whole genome shotgun sequence genomic window:
- the LOC112733629 gene encoding wall-associated receptor kinase-like 20 has translation MEATPTNLLLFLLSSLLFISHAPHVTPATPCPRCGNATVPFPLSTTPTCGDPAYKIRCTSNTLVFDTLNNSYPIESINPQSQRLVIRPAPLVPNKCVTTDKVHQGIQLNSTLPFNITSSNTIVYLNCTQTLLMSPLNCSSSSLCHTYINATASASVCNNGPLCCTFRAGGSSNSYQIRVRDVGCSAYSSFVNLNPVLPVNRWPQPGLEIQWLSPRETVCASQKDCDSATSACGPDPSSGSGIKRCFCINDLVWDPINGVCAKKVTCEDPNGCGGTDRTALIAGLTCGIGAGLILAAIFVLLYKRHRRIVEAQERLAREREGILNASGGGRPAKLFSGKEIKKATNDFSPDRLLGAGGYGEVYKGTLQDGTVVAVKIAKLGNAKGTDQVLNEVRILCQVNHRSLVGLLGCCVELQQPIMVYEFIENGTLLDHLQGQLKKEHSLLTWKHRLGIARDTAEGLAYLHFMAVPPIYHRDVKSSNILLDSKLNAKVSDFGLSRLAQTDMSHISTCAQGTLGYLDPEYYRNYQLTDKSDVYSFGVVLLELLTAQKAIDFNRDADDVNLAVYVQRMVEEERVLEVIDPVLKNGAGAVEIDTMKALAFLALGCLEERRQNRPSMKEVAEEIEYIISIATAKDVEN, from the exons ATGGAGGCCACCCCAACcaacctcctcctcttccttctatcATCCCTTCTTTTCATCTCACATGCTCCTCACGTGACACCAGCAACCCCATGCCCCCGGTGCGGCAACGCCACCGTCCCATTCCCACTAAGCACCACCCCGACCTGTGGCGACCCCGCCTACAAGATCCGCTGTACCTCCAACACACTCGTCTTCGACACGCTCAACAACTCCTACCCGATCGAGTCCATAAACCCTCAGTCCCAGCGCCTCGTGATCCGTCCTGCGCCGCTCGTGCCGAACAAGTGCGTCACCACCGATAAGGTTCACCAAGGGATCCAGCTCAACAGCACTCTCCCTTTCAACATCACAAGCTCCAATACCATTGTTTACCTCAACTGCACCCAAACGCTTCTTATGTCGCCGCTTAACTGCTCCTCCTCCAGCCTCTGCCATACCTACATCAACGCCACCGCATCCGCCTCCGTATGTAATAACGGACCGCTCTGTTGCACGTTCCGTGCCGGCGGCTCTAGTAACTCCTACCAGATTCGGGTTAGGGATGTTGGTTGCAGTGCCTATTCGAGTTTTGTGAACTTGAACCCGGTTCTTCCGGTGAACCGCTGGCCCCAACCCGGTTTGGAGATCCAGTGGCTGTCGCCTAGGGAAACGGTTTGCGCGTCGCAGAAGGATTGTGATTCTGCCACGTCGGCGTGTGGACCAGACCCTAGCTCTGGGAGTGGGATTAAGAGGTGCTTCTGCATCAATGATCTTGTGTGGGATCCCATTAATGGGGTCTGCGCAAAAA AGGTTACTTGTGAGGATCCGAATGGCTGTGGAGGAACCGATAGAACAGCACTAATAGCag GTTTAACATGCGGGATCGGAGCAGGGCTCATCCTGGCCGCAATCTTTGTCCTGCTCTACAAGCGCCACCGGCGTATTGTGGAAGCGCAAGAGCGCCTAGCCAGAGAGCGCGAAGGCATTCTCAACGCCAGCGGTGGTGGAAGGCCCGCAAAGCTCTTTAGCGGCAAGGAAATCAAGAAGGCCACCAATGACTTCTCACCGGACCGCCTCCTCGGAGCAGGCGGCTACGGGGAGGTCTACAAAGGCACCCTCCAAGACGGCACCGTAGTGGCCGTGAAAATCGCCAAGCTCGGCAACGCCAAAGGAACGGACCAAGTCCTGAACGAGGTCCGCATACTCTGCCAAGTCAACCACCGGAGCCTCGTGGGCCTCCTTGGTTGCTGCGTGGAGCTCCAGCAACCAATCATGGTCTACGAGTTCATAGAAAACGGAACACTCCTCGACCACTTGCAGGGTCAATTAAAAAAGGAACACAGCCTTTTGACATGGAAGCACCGCCTTGGAATCGCGCGTGACACCGCTGAAGGCCTCGCTTACCTTCATTTCATGGCTGTTCCTCCTATTTACCACAGAGACGTCAAGTCCAGCAACATTCTCCTGGATTCCAAGCTTAATGCTAAGGTCTCCGATTTCGGTTTATCTAGGTTGGCCCAAACTGATATGAGCCACATTTCAACCTGTGCTCAGGGTACTCTTGGCTACCTTGATCCTGAATACTATAGGAACTACCAATTGACGGATAAGAGTGATGTTTATAGTTTTGGTGTTGTGCTGCTTGAGCTTCTCACAGCGCAGAAGGCCATAGATTTTAACAGGGATGCGGATGATGTGAACTTGGCTGTTTATGTGCAGAGGATGGTAGAGGAAGAGAGGGTGCTGGAGGTGATTGATCCGGTCTTGAAGAATGGGGCTGGTGCCGTGGAGATTGACACGATGAAGGCGTTGGCGTTTCTTGCGCTTGGATGCTTGGAGGAGCGGAGGCAGAACCGTCCTTCCATGAAGGAGGTGGCAGAGGAGATTGAATATATCATTAGTATTGCCACTGCAAAGGATGTGGAGAATTGA
- the LOC112733630 gene encoding ultraviolet-B receptor UVR8 isoform X2, producing the protein MNGEGSEAALEMVAKDRLVYMWGYLPGALPQRTPLLTPVLARVPAPGHSWRDVCGGGCGFAMAISDSGKLITWGSTDDLGQSYVTSGKHGETPEPFPLPPEVSIVKAAAGWAHCVSVTERGEVYTWGWKECIPSGKVFGEPSTGVSPEKDVTGRQSSFVTEQVSPRSQGSKSTGGTASSTSGEETTKRRRVSSAKQTAETSSSGDDVLTALPCLVTLNPGVRIASVAAGGRHTLALSDMGQVWGWGYGGEGQLGLGSRIRMVSSPHLVPCIDSSPYGKDRLSSLARGSMGSEGHNFRVPGSYVKGIACGGRHSVVITDAGAVLAFGWGLYGQCGQGSTDDELSPTCVSSLLGMQIEGVAAGLWHTVCISADGDVYAFGGNQFGQLGTGTDQAETIPRLLDAPSLENVSVKRISCGARHTATITENGKVFCWGWNKYGQLGLGDVIDRNIPTEVTMEGCVAKNVACGWWHTLVLAESIT; encoded by the exons ATGAATGGCGAGGGGAGCGAAGCGGCATTGGAAATGGTGGCGAAGGATAGGTTGGTGTACATGTGGGGTTACCTGCCGGGAGCTCTGCCGCAGAGGACGCCGCTTTTGACGCCGGTTCTTGCCAGGGTTCCAGCACCCGGTCACTCCTGGAGGGATGTTTGCGGTGGTGGTTGTGGATTCGCTATGGCCATTTCCG ATTCTGGAAAGCTCATAACATGGGGTTCAACAGATGACTTAGGTCAAAGCTATGTTACATCTGGGAAGCACGGG GAAACTCCAGAGCCTTTCCCTCTTCCGCCTGAAGTGTCTATTGTAAAAGCTGCTGCTGGATGGGCACATTGTGTTTCTGTAACAG AACGTGGAGAAGTTTACACATGGGGATGGAAGGAGTGTATTCCCTCTGGGAAGGTATTTGGTGAACCATCAACTGGGGTAAGTCCTGAAAAAGATGTAACTGGAAGGCAGAGTTCATTTGTGACGGAGCAAG TGAGCCCTCGGTCTCAAGGCTCAAAATCTACTGGTGGAACTGCCTCCAGTACCAGTGGAGAAGAAACTACAAAGCGAAGGAGAGTATCTTCAGCAAAGCAAACAGCTGAAACATCATCTTCTGGTGATGATGTTCTGACTGCATTGCCATGTCTTGTTACACTTAACCCAGGGGTGAGGATAGCAAGTGTTGCAGCTGGTGGACGCCATACCCTAGCATTGTCAG ATATGGGACAGGTGTGGGGTTGGGGCTATGGAGGTGAAGGGCAGCTTGGTTTGGGTTCCAGAATACGTATGGTGTCCTCTCCTCATCTTGTTCCTTGTATTGATTCCTCTCCTTATGGTAAAGATAGATTGTCATCGCTGGCTCGTGGGAGCATGGGTTCGGAGGGACATAACTTTAGAGTTCCTGGAAGTTATGTTAAGGGAATTGCCTGCGGAGGTCGACACAGTGTGGTAATCACAG ATGCTGGAGCGGTGCTTGCTTTTGGTTGGGGACTTTATGGACAG TGTGGGCAAGGAAGTACAGATGATGAATTGAGCCCAACGTGCGTATCTTCTTTATTGGGTATGCAAATAGAGGGAGTTGCCGCAGGACTGTGGCATACTGTCTGTATATCTGCCGATGGGGATGTATATGCATTTGGCGGGAACCAGTTTGGGCAGCTGGGAACCGGTACTGATCAAGCTGAG ACAATACCAAGGCTGCTAGATGCTCCGAGCTTGGAAAATGTGAGCGTGAAGAGGATATCTTGTGGGGCTCGTCACACTGCAACAATTACAG AGAATGGAAAAGTCTTCTGCTGGGGATGGAACAAGTATGGTCAG CTAGGACTCGGGGATGTGATCGACCGTAACATCCCTACAGAAGTAACCATGGAAGGTTGTGTAGCGAAGAACGTGGCATGTGGGTGGTGGCACACACTTGTTCTGGCAGAGTCGATCACCTGA
- the LOC112733630 gene encoding ultraviolet-B receptor UVR8 isoform X1, which translates to MNGEGSEAALEMVAKDRLVYMWGYLPGALPQRTPLLTPVLARVPAPGHSWRDVCGGGCGFAMAISDSGKLITWGSTDDLGQSYVTSGKHGETPEPFPLPPEVSIVKAAAGWAHCVSVTERGEVYTWGWKECIPSGKVFGEPSTGVSPEKDVTGRQSSFVTEQVSPRSQGSKSTGGTASSTSGEETTKRRRVSSAKQTAETSSSGDDVLTALPCLVTLNPGVRIASVAAGGRHTLALSDMGQVWGWGYGGEGQLGLGSRIRMVSSPHLVPCIDSSPYGKDRLSSLARGSMGSEGHNFRVPGSYVKGIACGGRHSVVITDAGAVLAFGWGLYGQCGQGSTDDELSPTCVSSLLGMQIEGVAAGLWHTVCISADGDVYAFGGNQFGQLGTGTDQAEFPLCLEFLRQTIPRLLDAPSLENVSVKRISCGARHTATITENGKVFCWGWNKYGQLGLGDVIDRNIPTEVTMEGCVAKNVACGWWHTLVLAESIT; encoded by the exons ATGAATGGCGAGGGGAGCGAAGCGGCATTGGAAATGGTGGCGAAGGATAGGTTGGTGTACATGTGGGGTTACCTGCCGGGAGCTCTGCCGCAGAGGACGCCGCTTTTGACGCCGGTTCTTGCCAGGGTTCCAGCACCCGGTCACTCCTGGAGGGATGTTTGCGGTGGTGGTTGTGGATTCGCTATGGCCATTTCCG ATTCTGGAAAGCTCATAACATGGGGTTCAACAGATGACTTAGGTCAAAGCTATGTTACATCTGGGAAGCACGGG GAAACTCCAGAGCCTTTCCCTCTTCCGCCTGAAGTGTCTATTGTAAAAGCTGCTGCTGGATGGGCACATTGTGTTTCTGTAACAG AACGTGGAGAAGTTTACACATGGGGATGGAAGGAGTGTATTCCCTCTGGGAAGGTATTTGGTGAACCATCAACTGGGGTAAGTCCTGAAAAAGATGTAACTGGAAGGCAGAGTTCATTTGTGACGGAGCAAG TGAGCCCTCGGTCTCAAGGCTCAAAATCTACTGGTGGAACTGCCTCCAGTACCAGTGGAGAAGAAACTACAAAGCGAAGGAGAGTATCTTCAGCAAAGCAAACAGCTGAAACATCATCTTCTGGTGATGATGTTCTGACTGCATTGCCATGTCTTGTTACACTTAACCCAGGGGTGAGGATAGCAAGTGTTGCAGCTGGTGGACGCCATACCCTAGCATTGTCAG ATATGGGACAGGTGTGGGGTTGGGGCTATGGAGGTGAAGGGCAGCTTGGTTTGGGTTCCAGAATACGTATGGTGTCCTCTCCTCATCTTGTTCCTTGTATTGATTCCTCTCCTTATGGTAAAGATAGATTGTCATCGCTGGCTCGTGGGAGCATGGGTTCGGAGGGACATAACTTTAGAGTTCCTGGAAGTTATGTTAAGGGAATTGCCTGCGGAGGTCGACACAGTGTGGTAATCACAG ATGCTGGAGCGGTGCTTGCTTTTGGTTGGGGACTTTATGGACAG TGTGGGCAAGGAAGTACAGATGATGAATTGAGCCCAACGTGCGTATCTTCTTTATTGGGTATGCAAATAGAGGGAGTTGCCGCAGGACTGTGGCATACTGTCTGTATATCTGCCGATGGGGATGTATATGCATTTGGCGGGAACCAGTTTGGGCAGCTGGGAACCGGTACTGATCAAGCTGAG TTTCccttatgtttggaatttttgaGACAGACAATACCAAGGCTGCTAGATGCTCCGAGCTTGGAAAATGTGAGCGTGAAGAGGATATCTTGTGGGGCTCGTCACACTGCAACAATTACAG AGAATGGAAAAGTCTTCTGCTGGGGATGGAACAAGTATGGTCAG CTAGGACTCGGGGATGTGATCGACCGTAACATCCCTACAGAAGTAACCATGGAAGGTTGTGTAGCGAAGAACGTGGCATGTGGGTGGTGGCACACACTTGTTCTGGCAGAGTCGATCACCTGA